The Punica granatum isolate Tunisia-2019 chromosome 4, ASM765513v2, whole genome shotgun sequence genome has a window encoding:
- the LOC116202871 gene encoding xyloglucan endotransglucosylase/hydrolase 2-like, with protein sequence MQCCIYIYVCTLHCSYPILPLSSPLSYPNPNSEVMLFSGYSAMILVVLCVLTSSLIMEAHAGNFYRDCDVTWGGQRTRFLQGGQMLTLSLDQASGSGFRTKKEYLFGRIDMQLKLVPGNSAGTVTTYYLSSQGPTHDEIDYEFLGNLSGNPYTLHTNVFTQGKGNREQQFHLWFDPTKAFHTYSIVWNPRRIIFLVDNIPIREFKNGESIGVPFPTKQPMRVYSSLWNADDWATMGGLVKTDWSKAPFIASFRSFNANACVYSGGRSSCPGRSSARGGNAWKTQALDANGREKLRWVQRNFMIYNYCTDRKRFPRGLPTECTH encoded by the exons ATGCAATgttgtatctatatatatgtgtgcaccCTCCATTGCTCATATCCAATTCTCCCactttcctctcctctctcatATCCTAACCCAAATTCAGAAGTGATGCTTTTCTCTGGATATTCAGCAATGATCCTTGTTGTGCTTTGTGTGCTCACGAGTTCCCTAATAATGGAAGCACATGCTGGTAACTTCTACCGAGACTGCGATGTCACCTGGGGCGGTCAGCGCACCAGGTTCCTGCAGGGAGGCCAGATGCTGACCCTCTCCCTCGACCAGGCTTCGGGCTCTGGCTTCCGGACTAAGAAAGAGTACCTCTTTGGCAGGATTGACATGCAGCTCAAGCTCGTGCCCGGCAATTCAGCTGGCACTGTTACCACATATTAT TTATCTTCTCAAGGACCGACTCATGATGAGATCGACTATGAGTTCTTGGGGAACCTTTCCGGAAACCCATACACACTCCACACCAACGTGTTCACCCAGGGGAAAGGGAACCGGGAGCAGCAGTTCCATCTCTGGTTCGACCCCACCAAGGCCTTCCACACCTACTCAATCGTCTGGAACCCCCGGCGAATCAT ATTCTTGGTGGACAACATCCCAATTAGGGAATTCAAGAACGGGGAGTCAATTGGGGTCCCCTTCCCCACCAAGCAGCCAATGAGAGTCTACTCTAGCCTTTGGAATGCCGATGACTGGGCTACCATGGGCGGGCTTGTAAAAACCGATTGGTCGAAGGCCCCCTTCATAGCCTCCTTCCGGAGCTTCAATGCCAATGCCTGCGTTTATTCTGGCGGGAGATCATCCTGTCCTGGCCGGTCATCTGCGAGAGGAGGGAACGCATGGAAGACGCAAGCGCTCGATGCCAATGGGCGGGAGAAGCTCCGGTGGGTCCAGAGGAACTTCATGATCTACAACTACTGCACTGATCGGAAGCGTTTTCCCAGGGGTCTTCCCACAGAATGCACCCACTGA